The genomic DNA TCCCTTTTATCTTCGAATCAATAAGGAAATCAAATCCATCAAAGAGCTCAAGGGCGTCAAAATGAGGACCTCCGCCCTCTACGACCGTTTCATGAAAAAACTCGGGATCATACCGGTTACCGTCAAGTTCGGGGAAACCTTCACCGCACTAGAGCGGGGCCTCGTGGACGGCTTTGGATTCGCGACGCTGGGCCCGGCTGACTGGGGATGGCTGGAGCACTGCAAGTATATCATTGATATCCCCTTTTACACCCGTCAAAACACCCTCATTCTCATGAACCTTGAGGTATGGAACGGTCTTGACAAGGACCTTCAGGAAAAAATCATGGATATCACCATCAAATTTGAACCGGAGATGGTGGCCTACTTTAAAAAGAAGATCGACAAGGAATGGGAAAGATATGCCAAGATGGGGATAAAGAAGATCCATTTCTCGCCGGAGGAAAAAAAACAGTATCTCGACGCCGCTTACAATGCTGAGTGGGAAGATCTGGAGAAAAAGGTTCCGGATCTGGTTCCGACCCTCAAAAAATTGACCGGAAATATATGACCAATTCTCTCGACGGGAAGCACCCTGGCATTTGTGCCGGAGTGTGCTTCCCTGTTTCGGGATTGAAACCGCTTCCTGTATTACATGAAGTCGATATCTTTTTGGAGATTCTATGAAACGGTTTCTTTTTATTTTGGATAAGGCTATTGACGGGATGTCTTTTCTGGCCGGAGTCAGCCTCATTTTCATCATGTTTGCGGTATGCGGGGATGTGCTTCTGAGGACCTTTTTCAAGATGCCTCAAATATGGGTAACCGAAGTGATCGAATGTATGCTCCTGTATATAACTTTCCTGGCTGCCGCCTGGCTTCTCAGGGAAGAAGGTCACGTTCAGGTGGACATACTTATAACTCGACTGAAACCGCGGACTGTGGCCATGCTCGGAATCGCAAGCTCAATCATCGGCATCTTCGTCTCATTGGTGCTTACGATATTTGGAACTTCCGTCACATGGGACTATTACCAGCGTGGAGTCTACACGCCTTCGGCCATGGAGATCCCTGTTTATCTGATCCTTCTTATTATCCCGATAGGAAGTCTGTTTCTGCTTTTTCAATTCATCCGCAGGGCGGCCAAGAACTTTGCCGGATTTATAATCGAGAAGGACGGCTCCGGAGAAGAATCATGAAAGGGGGTGCAACATGGAATGGTGGATGATACTCGGGCTGATCTTCTGCGCCCTCATGCTCCTTTTTATTATCGGTGTGCCGGTGGCCTTCGCCTTCCTGTTTATCAACATCATCGGCGTGTATTTGCTCTGGGGAGGCCAGGCAGGACTCAATCAACTTGTGCTGAGCATCTACCGCTCCGTCTCTACATTTTCACTGCTACCGGTGCCGCTTTTCATACTCATGGGAGAAATCATGTTCCGGGCCGGGATCGCTCCCAAGATGATGGACACCCTGGACAAATGGATCGGGCGCATTCCAGGCCGCTTGAGTTTGTTGGCCGTGGGCGGTGGGACCTTATTCTCCACCCTTTCGGGGTCTGCAATGGCGGGCTGCGCCATGCTCGGGTCGGTCCTGGTTCCCGAGATGGAAAAACGCGGTTATAAAAAGGCAATGAGCATTGGACCGATAATAGGAAGCGGTGGACTTGCCATAATGATCCCGCCGAGCGCCCTTGGTGTGCTCCTGGCCTCCCTCAGCCGCATCTCGGTAGGGGGAATGCTCATGG from Deltaproteobacteria bacterium includes the following:
- the dctP gene encoding TRAP transporter substrate-binding protein DctP is translated as MKRLVIFFFLAMTLSCFLIQGPVLAKPQTLKAVSFLPKDHPLCAMIHVWVDRVNEQCGDKIKIDWVGGPEVIGGFDQAQALRLKTVHLIFNPAAYYAPLAPEVNAFQLSKLTMAEERKPGGFYDFMVERHKKIGMMYIGTWLYDPFYLRINKEIKSIKELKGVKMRTSALYDRFMKKLGIIPVTVKFGETFTALERGLVDGFGFATLGPADWGWLEHCKYIIDIPFYTRQNTLILMNLEVWNGLDKDLQEKIMDITIKFEPEMVAYFKKKIDKEWERYAKMGIKKIHFSPEEKKQYLDAAYNAEWEDLEKKVPDLVPTLKKLTGNI
- a CDS encoding TRAP transporter small permease, yielding MKRFLFILDKAIDGMSFLAGVSLIFIMFAVCGDVLLRTFFKMPQIWVTEVIECMLLYITFLAAAWLLREEGHVQVDILITRLKPRTVAMLGIASSIIGIFVSLVLTIFGTSVTWDYYQRGVYTPSAMEIPVYLILLIIPIGSLFLLFQFIRRAAKNFAGFIIEKDGSGEES